A region of the Drosophila subobscura isolate 14011-0131.10 chromosome J, UCBerk_Dsub_1.0, whole genome shotgun sequence genome:
caacacacaagtACAACAATTTTGAGTTGATTTTAATTGcacttcgtttttgttttgcagcagcaccaaaaacaaaacacaagccTGCCGCCCAGACAGCCAATCAGCCAAAAGTCATCCAATCCAGTCCGTCCAGTCACAAAAGAACTCTCCAGAGAgacacaccacaaacacacacaacactcacCCACACTCAAGCCCACATTCCAGCCAAGTAAACCAGAAATGCGTTAGATATAAGAGCGAAGTTCGATTCCGAATCTGAATTCCCCCCGTAAAGATGAGAGCCCCTGGCTTGCTGCTTGCCTACGCTCTAATCAGCGCCTGCTGCTTGACGCTTTGTGCCGCCTGCTCATCGCGACCCATGCCCAAGCCCCGTCCGGAGGCGCCGCCCAGCACAGAgggaccaggagcaggagccgtgCCAACACTGCCGCCGGATAATGTGGCCATAACGACGCCGAGGCCAAACATCACTTTTCCCACCTTCAAGTGCCCGCCCACGTATGCTGCCTGGTACTGCCTCAACGATGCCACCTGCTTCACCGTGGAGATCCACAACGACATCTTGTACAACTGCGAGTGCGCTTTGGGATTCATGGGACCGCGGTGCGAGTACAAGGAGATCGACGGCTCCTATCTGCCCACGCGGAATCGTGTGATGCTGGAGAAGGCCAGCATCGTGAGTGGCGCCACCCTGGCGCTGCTCTTCATGGCCATGTGCTGCGTGATCCTCTACATGCGGcacgagaagcagcagaagcagaagctcaACGACAGCGGCACCGATGTGGCCGATGTggtgggtggcggtggctgcctgAACGATGGCATGGACGAGGTGGACAGCCACAAGCCGATGCGCTCAGCCCGACGACCGTTCGCGCCCTGCCGCATACTCTCGCTGGAGGAAGCCCACTACCAGGCGCTTGCCTCCAATCACCGCCCCAGGCACTGCAACTAATGCAAAACGTTTAACTGCAActgaaaacgaaaccgaaaccgaaactaaTGATCGAACAAGtggtttttatttactgaatGTCTAACATGTTTAACCGTCCCGTCTGCTGTTTTATTGTTCTTGCTGTTCTTTTAACCTATTTTTTTGACAACGATTCGATAACGACTAGAAATAGATTAAATACTAGTATTAAGTGCCCACTGATGTGCCTCTAAAATGATAGCAGAAGTATTACTGAGATGAGAGCAGACGCTGGCTCTCCGCGAGAGTTTAGAGTTAATCCAATGCAATTTTGGCAGCTAGCCgaccatttatttattattaatttaactTGGCTAAATGCGCGTAAACTATTAACATTAATAAAAGCTAAAACGAAAGAGCTAAACTTTGAACTAAGCAAACAGGTTGTTATTCCTCACTTAAGTAATTTATAAATGGGAAAAGAGTCTCAAGGCAGTTACCACTAATTGAATCATCTTACTAATCCCAGCCATATCCATTTCTGTGTTGCATCTTCCAGCCATGCCGCACAACAATCAGAATTCCGATGATGATCAGCTGGGACCGCCCAAGGCCGATTTCAGTGCACCGCCGCCATACGAGGCGAATGTGGGGCCACAGGGCACGCTGCAGGATCAGATGCCCTCGCTGTCGCTGACCACACATGTGAGCGGACACGAGATGGGTGgccagttgcagctgcagatgcagtGTGGCGATATGGTGGGACAGTTGCCGCAGGACATGCACGGAAAGCTGCCCACATACGAGGAGGTGCAGATGGAAAAGTCGCTGAATGGAGAGCTGCCGCCCGCATTTCTGACGCTGCCCTCGAACCAAcagttgccgccgccgccgaatccgctgctgccgcccaaTCCGCTGCGCGATGGTGCGGCTGCGGTGCGTGCCGCTCAGCCGGCGCTGACGTTCATCGCCATCGATGCCAGTGATCCGGAGAACAGTCTCTCGACCACCGACAACTTGCTCGGCACGGACATCATGTTCATCACGGCCTTCATTGTGGCTTTTCTCTTCAACTGGATCGGCTTCCTGATGCTCACCTGTTTCTGTCACACGATCGCCGCCCGGTACGGCGCTCTCTCCGGCTTCGGCCTGTCTCTGGCCAAATGGACTCTGATTGTCAAGCACTCGACGGATCTGGCCTCGCACGAGAACTCCTGGCTGTGGTGGTTGATCTGCGCCTTTGGCTTCCTCATCAGCATACGCGCCCTCATCCAGTATGTGAGCATCAAGCGGTCGTGGCGCCTCCTCTCCGCCTCGGCCCAGGAACGGTTGCTATTCTTCTATTAGGTGCGGGGTCAGGCGACGTCGCCTGTGGCGGATGCCATGTAAATACGTTAGATATacgaagaaacagaagaataGAGAGAGTGCGAGCAAGTTAGTTTGGAATCGGCGTCCTAGGAGTGGCAGACGTTGTGTATGACCCCTACCTTTCGAGCAGCCCAATTCCTAATTCCTGATTCAAATCCGAGCAGTCCCTCAGCGCATaacaaacacagaaaaccATTATCGATGCGAACTTATTCTGGATTAGTGTTTTCCTCTAGTTAATGTGTTAAAGAGCGCAACTTAGTCCACGGATCCCATAATAGATGTGTAGCATTAAAACGTTAACTAAATGTGTGttgagcagcaggcagtgtGAAGGCGGAGGGTGCCTGTGCCACCTGCTAACCAATTGAAtctaaatgtaaatgtaaatgtatgtgAATGTGTTAATGGATATGATATCTCTCACCTGTATTACGCGTAGCTTAAACCATCACAAACTCAACCCCCGAATCCCTTATTCCCTTAGGCCAGCTAGTGGCGCATCCGCTCCAACACTTGCACCAGAAAcaaagacacaaaacaaaaaccaaaaacaacacaaaaaaacaacaaaaacgaacatAAGGAACGAAAGAAGAGTAGGAGTAagagaggaaagagaaaaagataTGCCAcccatattttttgttgagcCTACTTTACGCTGTGgtacttaattaattaactaCACAAAAGCCAGCAGAGTAGTACTACGGAATgctaaacacacaaaacaactaTTGctagtatatatatgtatgtgtacgaTTATTGCCTATTATAACGTTTACAATTAATAATCGTTTAATCcctttgtatgtaaattaaaCAGTGCATATGCATTGTAAAGGGCGCATCATCCATTGgtccccccacccacacacaagaGATGCGCcagttttatgcaaattcaataaaaatcgaATGAACTCATTCAAATCCAGCGCCGTATCGTCAATTTCCCGATAGCATTGTCGATAGTTTTGTCTTCTGTTTCAACGTGACCGTAGATTTGCTGGTTTTAGGTATATCTGGtatattttaacattttttcgaGGGtctcacggtatattttatcgataattccgcggtcacactgtgtgtgtgttaggactgtcaaaatattttaaaaatatcatatcaatgatatatattttttttttatatcaaaatgatattaaatatatcactgaaaaaatatcgatatattcgatattttgatatttttttgatatttactCTCCTAACTTTTATTCTTTTCCTTTACCTATCAAGGAAGCAtccaaaactcttttttttaagaatttcaAAAACACCCTTTCTTTGATATGCTTATCAGTCGTGCGACTGCGCTTGTCACATACCACACAATTAATAGCTGGGCtggtacttcagtttatgttgaatattataaaaaagttactgaacattttgaactcaaaaaagagttgtttgcgaacgaacactagaattagaaaTGTGTATTTGGTTTGAATAAACAAACGtagaatatcaaaaaatatcaataaattgatattttggcaaaaaatatcacgatataaatatatttttttttggaaaaaatatcgatacattgatattttgatatatttttgacaacCCTACTGTGTGTTCGATTAATTTTTTGCTCTCGttcgggtgtgtgtgtgtgcgttccTGAGAAATCTTTGAAGTAATTTTTTCACAGTCATCTTTACAAAAAACCGTGTAATTAGTATATATAGTGCAATAACTAACAAGTAAATAAGTGCCGTTGCAAGTCGTAAGTACAAAATGTGAAAGTTCTCGCAATTTCTGCGTTTATGTGGTGGTTGGTGGCTATGAAAaattctttgtgtgtgtatctgttgGCAATTTTTCTGTTCGATTTCTGTTTTTCCTTTGTGAGCCAGCTTGTCTGGGGACGCTGAAAATAGTTAATATTGATTTTGTTCTTTGTGCATATAAGCAATTGACGTTTTAAAATGTTCTCCTAGCTTTTTCGATCATTACTGCATGTGAAAACGGGTAATGATGGTGTGAATAGGGGGTGTATGAAGTACAGTTTACAAGAGCCTTCAgttataatacaaaataatgaacaatttctgtttaaagtatatttaaaCAAAGGCAGCAGtcgttttatgcatttttcattgagcttttctgtctctttctggccCGCATGGTGGCCCCGGCCGGCTTTCTGACTCAATCAATtgcacgtacacacacacgtacgccACACATATAGACAGCGTCAGCTCTCTGGCCACCGCCATCttgcttttctctctccccgCTGTAGACGGACCCACCGAATTTGAGGCTCGTTTTATTGGCCATTATAAGTGCCATTAAGTGCAGGGTGCTACCTGTAAACCGGTTTTAATGTAATTCTCACGTTAGCGCTAAAAGTGTTGCCCTTTCCCTCCTTGGAGGGGTGGCCCAAGTGCTTACACTCCAGCAACGATGTacccttgtgtgtgtgtgtgtgtgtgtatacgcACGCTTGGCTTGGCTGTAGTTGCCATTAGGGCTGCCACACTAACGAAAAGTAGAAGAAAATACtaacaaatcgaaaaaaaagaatgttCCCCGCTTGCATcattgaaaattgctttgtttttacGTTTGTTACGCTTTATTTTCAGCCTGTTTTATGTAATTTGCCCGCTttaaacccaaacacacacatcccacCAAATCCCCATCACTTAACCCAATACTAGCTCATCAAAATTATGGTCAGGTATGCTTCATCCCCCATCTACGCAAATCCCTCTGCTTGCTTGTGCTGTGCAGTTCCAGGATCCAAGTAATCTCCAACTAATCCTCTCTTGAACTTTTGCAGCGTTAAAGTCAACGGAAacccccagcaacagcagcaccagcaccatcgTTCCGTAACCTCGAACGGCGTCAGCAATCTCAAGGCCAACATCAATATGGCTTTCCGTGGAAATCAGAACCGCAACCGCAACtttggtggcggcggcggcggtggtggtggcaacaACTACGGCGGACCCATGGGCGCCAACCGAATGGGCGGCATGAACATGTCACCCTGGGAGTCGCAGAATCCTGGCGGCGGACAGTTTGGCAACAATATGCGTCAGGGCGGCGGACAGATGAACGCCCAAGCCATCAATTTGGCCAACAATCTGCTGAACAACCTGTTCAGGAACCAGAATCCACCCTCGCTGCTAGACTTGCCgcgcggcggcggtggcatggGAAATCGTAACCAACGTGGTGGCCCGGTATGTACAATCACTCCATTCGATCCCTTTCTTGGATCAGAAAATATATGAAGAAAATGTGTGAATTTTATATCTtaagaattattattattatttttgtggatATTCGTGTGCCAAACGAATAAAAGATTATGCAGTGGAGCTGAGGTGACAAGGGAGACCCTAAAACCGAAGACCCAATGTGAGATTGGATGAGCTCCAGTTCCGATTCTGATTGCTTATACATAAGTCATTCCGAAGTCAAAAGATAACTTTTCAATGCCATCTTCCTATATCAAATCAGGGCTAGAACACCTTGCAGAATGGTCCTTCTGAAAGGTTATACCTCTACAACTTTGTATAATCGACGAATCTTCAGATTGAAGATCTTAACACGATCTTAAAAGATATGTCTGAATATGTTTCTTATTTCTTATGAAAACTTCTTCCAAAGGCAATTTTTGGAGCCCCTAAAAATGCGACTTTATTAATCGTTCCCATATTCCCCTACTCCACTGCAGAATAAACCacaattgtattttatttatttgttttaacaTCGATTAGTTTGTTAAATTGCTAAACGTAGTTATTGCTTTCCTTTTTAAAAGATAAAAACCgaaccacaaaaaaaccaaatattaAATTGTAGTTTGTAGTGTActaaaaccaaccaaaaacaaagggaAACCTAACCAATATTAGccacactttttttgtttgttaatgaaCCTAAGAATCGTTagaaaaataaacatgaaTTTGTGCAGTTTATGGTAGAGATAGATTGATGATGAAGGAGGATCATTTTAGCAGAAGGCTTTCAATATAAAAAGCatttattccatttaaaatgcaacttttgtttttagttttcgttaGAGAAAACTGCACAAATCGGAGTAAGAAAGAATTATATATACACAACGCGTATATAACGAAACGATAAAATGTACCTATAAAACCATGTACCGCCAACACTTGCTCCCATTCAACGAAGAAAAGAGTATGACGATGAAACCAGATGGAACGATAAGTAATTGATCTCTTACTAGATGTACTTAAGCCTTTAAATACCTTTTTACCataattataaattgaatttatccAAACattcaaccaacaaaaaccagaTCCAATGCCAGTtcctctggctgctggacTCTACAATTAATTTCACAGCGATTTTCTAATTTAACAATTCTATGTTTTTTATTCTCTcttccaaaacaaaaaccaaaaatatgccaaacaCAATTCGATGCTTTTCCAAACAAATATCGAATATCGAACCCGCATCGTGCATTTCGAATGCATTCTTCAtattgttgtcgctgctctccggcatattatatacatatataattataattattgctgttgctgttgctgctgctgcggctgctgttgcatttgtcgttgctgttgttgttgttgcgtgtTGTTGATGCCGCATCTTCTTCTCAATCAaccaacattcaacaaaaaatcaaaacgaatAATATATATCAATACAAACATTCGATTTCCTAACTCTTGGGCGCAACCCTGAAAATAATCGAAATGcaacacatgcacatgcacatgcacgcATGCGCGTACGCACACAATACtatgccacacaaaatatgtGAATCCATCCACCCAACGATGCTGTCGATGATGCTTCCAATGCGACTGATTGattgctcgctcgctcgattgattgatttactGGTTGTGTGAAATGAAAACCCTCTTCtaatctgctctgctctgaaaACCGAAACAAACCGATCCGATCTGGTACTGGTACACTGCTTGATGGTGCAACGGGAAATacgaaaacaaaatgcaacaactgAATGCATatcaaaatacaataattataatatttaatatcacAAAATATCCATAAATGTCTACTGCAAATTCGTCGCCAATTCTTCTTCAACGTTCCTGCCTCTGACCGAAACATGAAAATATGTTCCGAACCAAAAAATATCACAAATCCGATTTCCATTCTtattcaaataaacaaaaaatgccacaCGCCACACTTGGCCGCCCGCCACACGCCAACGACTTCAACtgcacaaatatatatatcatatatATATGGCGCGTATCATATCCCCGTCGACTGATTGACCACTCTTGCCCCGCCGATCTGACCATGCCACcaacataaataataactaTAATGTGCTATATGTGCAAACTTATGTACCAATCTATGATATAAACAATATATATCTATCAATTTACTTGTAATACATCTGTGTAACAATTTTCCCACCCAATAATCTAAATTTGATTCTGTAAAATCACTCGTACAAAAAACATTGTAAATGGCCCCAAAAATGCCATATTTGTTGTCTCATATATCTCTCGATACGATTACGATACTCGAATAACGATGTTGAAATGAACTTTTGTgtcgctctcttttgtttaaaatcaaaatcaaaaaccaactGAAATATTCTCATGTGCCATGTGCAATTTGTTGAATGAAATGTTGTattgtaaaatgttaaatcAAATGATACACACTATATACTACATATATAAAGATGGTCAGTCGCGGCGGCGGTGCTGGCAATCGTCTCAATAATCGTCGTGGCCAGGGAGGCTTCCAGAATCGTGGCGCCACTGGTGGTGGCAGTAGTGGTCCCAAGCCCCCGCAAAAGCAGGGCGGCGGCGGTATTCGCAAGCAAAATGCTTTTGATCGTGCCAagaaacttttggccaaaaatgccaatcaaaataaaaagaaggaaCCTACTCCTGGCGAAAAGAAAATCGAGAGGTAAGACTAACTACAAACAAActtttccaaacaaaaaaccaaaaaacaaaaatctaccAACAGAAACAATTTATTATACCCACCAAAATCGAAGGAATTAATTCTTGATTCCTTCACCAAACGAAAAACCTAATATATGAGTGTTATTTAACTAGATAAGTACTTAGGAATTCGAGTTTCCAATCTTCAAAAATTGCGTTCcctcatatatgtacatctctATAGTATATATCTCTATATATAGATTTAGAAATTGTTGTTCAGAAGGGAGCCCTCCTTTTTATCCCTTTTGTTGATtgatgctctctctctctctgtatctctctttATATTAGTGCAAGCCCTTCAgcgtgtctgtatgtgtgtgctttgtaCGAGGGTGAACTACCCTCTTGGGAGGGTTAATAAGTTTATACTATATTACACATACCCAACATATACATttctatacatatatctatttaatgtattttttgagtagtattatttttataaaagaTAAACCTTAAGGTTGGGCTAAATCACTGTGGCTTCATGTACAGTTTTAAACGCATTGTTGGGAATCGCTACGAAGTCAAAGTAATGGATTATTAATATAAGAATCGGAATACGGAATTctataagcaacaaaaaatatgcagatTCCTTATCACTCAAGCCCGTGTATCTATATTCCTCCATCATTCTTAAACTTACATAAATAGCATGAGCAATTATTACATGCTTACGTCATACGTCAATTAATCTCTATATAAATCTCAATTTACAAATTTCTCCAACCAGTAAATTACATTAACTTTTTGACTTCGTAGCGTCTCTCTTTATATGTagaaaatcataatttttatgTCTGTGCTAAAATAACTTAAGTAATTAATTGTACTATACGTGAAAAGAGAAATATGCCATGAAAGTTGAAGAACtcgaaaataattaaaacaaaatacatgtcGTGTGCGTGAAGATGCATATTAATGCTCGACTTGGGTCTCGCCTATACCATTacatttttggcacatttctCTTTTGATTTTCCATCAAAATTGTCATTCATAACGACCTCATCATCGAATCAAAGCACCACAAATTGATGTTGATCTATGTATTTAATGAAAatctatatacataaatgtgtaaacCATCTGTTGTAGCCgcctgtgctgtgctcctACGTATCATAAGTATATTTGCAGCGCGAAGTGCTCTCTTCTGACTCTCCCATCTCCTTTAATCTTGTATTCTCTTCCCTAGAGCCAGACCAGACTCAACATCCATTCCCCCATTGATTTTCGAGAGCTCATACTAATgaagtttctttttctttatttctccAATGATCCTTCTCCATATGTGTAGCCCGTCCAAGGATTCGCCGTATGCCACCGTGCCGAATGATATGTTCTACTGTCATCTGTGCAAGAAGCACATGTGGGACGCCAACTCGTTCGAGAATCACATCAAGGGACGCACCCATCTGATGATGCGCGAGGGCATTGAGGAGAGCTACCGCCTGAAGGCAAACATGATCCGGCAGGAGGCCAAGATCGCCGAGCAGCTCAAGTCGATTGAGTTCGATCGCCTGAAGCGCATGGGCAAGAGCAAGCAGCGCCAGCTGGACTACTGCACCATGTGCGACTTGAACTTCCACGGCCATATCTCGACCCATCGCAAGTCGGAGGGACATCTTCAGCTGAAGAAGTTCCTGCACCCCAAGTGCATTGAGTGCAACAAGGAGTTCGCCACACGCATCGACTTTGACACCCATCTGCTGTCCGCAGAGCATCTGAAGAAGGCCGCCGAGAGCAACACCAAGGTGGGTGAGCGCAAGCGCCAGACCTTGCCCATCAgcaccgaggaggaggagacgcgCGATCTGCGTCTGCCCCAGAAGCGCAAGAAGAAGCCCGTGAAGAAGGAGGGTGAGGCTGAGATCAAGAAGGAGGCTGGTGCCGAGGGAGAGGCAGCCGAGGGCGAAGAGGCCGAAGGTGAGGAGCCCAAGGAGGGCGAGGAAGCCGCTGATGAGACCAAGGAGGGCGAGGAGCTCAACgagggcgaggaggaggaagaggttGCTCTTCCCGTCGACCCCGAGGACTGCATTGTCGACTTCCTCGACGGCGACGAGATCCCCAGCGAGGTGGACCTCCGTCTGCCCAAGTACAACTGGCAGCGTGCCGTCGGCGCCGGCCTGATCTCGAAACTGGAGTGCTTCGAGTGCTCCGTCTGCAGCAAGTTCTTCGACACTGAGGTGACCGCCGAGATCCACTCTCGCACAGCCACCCATCACCGCAACTTCCTCAAGTTCATCAACGAGAAGTCCAGCGACACCAAGATCGCCCAGAAGCGCGCTGCCGCCGCACTGGAGGAGAACGAGCGCAAGAAGCGCAAGATCGAGGAGGCTGAGGCCCCAGCCGCCGAAGGCACCGCTGCCGAGGGAGAGACCACCGAGGGAGGTGAGGGTGAGCTGTACGATCCATCGGAGGCCACTGGCGATGATGAGGACTTCGAGATGGTCGAGGCAAATCCCGAGGGCGCCGAGGGAGAGGGTGAAGGTGATGAAGAGGGTGCCGAGGGCGAAGATGGTCAAGGCGAGGACAATGGcgaggaggagatggaggCCCAAGATGAAGAGGACGCCAATGCCGAGCAGGAAGCCGAGCCTGAGCCAGCAGCTCCTaccccagctgcagctccggccacggccacggctaCGCCAGCCGCCAAGGCAGAGCCCGCCAAGACACCGGCcaaggctgctgctccggctgccgcggcggctgcgactgctgctgccacgcctgCTTcacctgcaccagcagcaggcgcccCAGACGCATCCCCATCGCCGGCAAAGAAGGCCACGCCCGCCCGTGCTGCCGCAGGTCCCAAGGCAACGCCGCAGCGTCAGCGCGCTCGTGGCCGCTACAACCGCTACTAGGCGGAAGAGGATACGTTCGAATTCGAAACGAGGATGAATTCGGATCGGATCGATGAGagttaaacataatttaacaTAATCTTTATCTATATACAATTAACCGGAAGGAAGCAGCGCAGACACTCCATCGCATGGACCGATCAACCACCCCATCATCGCTCCCCttccacagacacacacacacattacacaCAACTCTcccttttgacattttcatggcattttgcacaaacaagaaatgagagaatgaaaagaaaagcaaagaaaagaagaatgaatgaatgaggaATAACAAATGAGAGACAACTTTTCCAATCATCTCGAGAGAGATGAAACAATCGAAGACATTGTAATTGAAGACGAACTTCTTGTCGGGGgagaagacagacagacagacaacttgattgattgattgaatgacTTTTGCATTAACTGAAGCTCATGTCGCCCGACCGCGCGTcgccgtccccgtccccgatACTCTACAATGCATCAAACACACAATCCAAGAAACCATTCAAAATATGTAAtcatataaattttaaaataaacaaaaagaaaacaaacgtAATTGTAAAGTAAAAACACTCGATTTGTATATTGCTTGGAATTATTGAATGATTTGTTGTAAAATTTAAAGGATTCAAAACTCTTCCATCAATTGTTTCTAACTTGTATACAGAAAGGC
Encoded here:
- the LOC117893499 gene encoding protein spitz, with the protein product MRAPGLLLAYALISACCLTLCAACSSRPMPKPRPEAPPSTEGPGAGAVPTLPPDNVAITTPRPNITFPTFKCPPTYAAWYCLNDATCFTVEIHNDILYNCECALGFMGPRCEYKEIDGSYLPTRNRVMLEKASIVSGATLALLFMAMCCVILYMRHEKQQKQKLNDSGTDVADVVGGGGCLNDGMDEVDSHKPMRSARRPFAPCRILSLEEAHYQALASNHRPRHCN
- the LOC117893498 gene encoding NEDD4 family-interacting protein 1-like, yielding MPHNNQNSDDDQLGPPKADFSAPPPYEANVGPQGTLQDQMPSLSLTTHVSGHEMGGQLQLQMQCGDMVGQLPQDMHGKLPTYEEVQMEKSLNGELPPAFLTLPSNQQLPPPPNPLLPPNPLRDGAAAVRAAQPALTFIAIDASDPENSLSTTDNLLGTDIMFITAFIVAFLFNWIGFLMLTCFCHTIAARYGALSGFGLSLAKWTLIVKHSTDLASHENSWLWWLICAFGFLISIRALIQYVSIKRSWRLLSASAQERLLFFY
- the LOC117893494 gene encoding zinc finger protein on ecdysone puffs isoform X1, whose translation is MVSVKVNGNPQQQQHQHHRSVTSNGVSNLKANINMAFRGNQNRNRNFGGGGGGGGGNNYGGPMGANRMGGMNMSPWESQNPGGGQFGNNMRQGGGQMNAQAINLANNLLNNLFRNQNPPSLLDLPRGGGGMGNRNQRGGPMVSRGGGAGNRLNNRRGQGGFQNRGATGGGSSGPKPPQKQGGGGIRKQNAFDRAKKLLAKNANQNKKKEPTPGEKKIESPSKDSPYATVPNDMFYCHLCKKHMWDANSFENHIKGRTHLMMREGIEESYRLKANMIRQEAKIAEQLKSIEFDRLKRMGKSKQRQLDYCTMCDLNFHGHISTHRKSEGHLQLKKFLHPKCIECNKEFATRIDFDTHLLSAEHLKKAAESNTKVGERKRQTLPISTEEEETRDLRLPQKRKKKPVKKEGEAEIKKEAGAEGEAAEGEEAEGEEPKEGEEAADETKEGEELNEGEEEEEVALPVDPEDCIVDFLDGDEIPSEVDLRLPKYNWQRAVGAGLISKLECFECSVCSKFFDTEVTAEIHSRTATHHRNFLKFINEKSSDTKIAQKRAAAALEENERKKRKIEEAEAPAAEGTAAEGETTEGGEGELYDPSEATGDDEDFEMVEANPEGAEGEGEGDEEGAEGEDGQGEDNGEEEMEAQDEEDANAEQEAEPEPAAPTPAAAPATATATPAAKAEPAKTPAKAAAPAAAAAATAAATPASPAPAAGAPDASPSPAKKATPARAAAGPKATPQRQRARGRYNRY
- the LOC117893494 gene encoding zinc finger protein on ecdysone puffs isoform X3, translating into MVSVKVNGNPQQQQHQHHRSVTSNGVSNLKANINMAFRGNQNRNRNFGGGGGGGGGNNYGGPMGANRMGGMNMSPWESQNPGGGQFGNNMRQGGGQMNAQAINLANNLLNNLFRNQNPPSLLDLPRGGGGMGNRNQRGGPPVQGFAVCHRAE
- the LOC117893494 gene encoding zinc finger protein on ecdysone puffs isoform X2, which encodes MAFRGNQNRNRNFGGGGGGGGGNNYGGPMGANRMGGMNMSPWESQNPGGGQFGNNMRQGGGQMNAQAINLANNLLNNLFRNQNPPSLLDLPRGGGGMGNRNQRGGPMVSRGGGAGNRLNNRRGQGGFQNRGATGGGSSGPKPPQKQGGGGIRKQNAFDRAKKLLAKNANQNKKKEPTPGEKKIESPSKDSPYATVPNDMFYCHLCKKHMWDANSFENHIKGRTHLMMREGIEESYRLKANMIRQEAKIAEQLKSIEFDRLKRMGKSKQRQLDYCTMCDLNFHGHISTHRKSEGHLQLKKFLHPKCIECNKEFATRIDFDTHLLSAEHLKKAAESNTKVGERKRQTLPISTEEEETRDLRLPQKRKKKPVKKEGEAEIKKEAGAEGEAAEGEEAEGEEPKEGEEAADETKEGEELNEGEEEEEVALPVDPEDCIVDFLDGDEIPSEVDLRLPKYNWQRAVGAGLISKLECFECSVCSKFFDTEVTAEIHSRTATHHRNFLKFINEKSSDTKIAQKRAAAALEENERKKRKIEEAEAPAAEGTAAEGETTEGGEGELYDPSEATGDDEDFEMVEANPEGAEGEGEGDEEGAEGEDGQGEDNGEEEMEAQDEEDANAEQEAEPEPAAPTPAAAPATATATPAAKAEPAKTPAKAAAPAAAAAATAAATPASPAPAAGAPDASPSPAKKATPARAAAGPKATPQRQRARGRYNRY